CGGTGGGGGCAAAACACTATCACACATCAGCCAAACTAAACAAGGGGATAGAGGAACTCTTCCTTGACTTGTGTAAAAGTAAGCAGCCGTTCTCACATGTTATGGACTAGTGATGATGAATGGAATGGCTCCGGGTTCAGACAAAAATAAAATACTTGGTCCATTATAATATAATCATTTCAAGTGGTAGGACTTTGATTTTTGTTGGTAGGACTTTGATTTTTGTTGGTAGGACTTTGATTTTTGTTGGTAGGACTTTGATTTTTGTAGATTGGACTTCTGATTTTTGTAGCTTGGACTTATAAAGCTTTTTGTTTGTAGGATGTTTGGCTTTTCTTGGTTGTAAGGACTTCCAGCTTTTGTTGGTAGGACTGTCTCCCCACAGTACTGTCTCCCCACAGTACTGACTCTCCCTCTCGTCTCCCACAGTACTGACTCCCTCTCGTCTCCCCACAGTACTGACTCCCCCTCTCGTCTCCCACAGTACTGACTCCCTCTCGTCTCCCCACAGTACtgactccctctcgtctctccccacagtactgactctccctctcgtctccccacagtactgactctccctctcgtctccccacagtactgactctccctctcgtctccccacagtactgactctccctctcgtctccccacagtactgactctccctctcgtctccccACAGTACTGACTCCCTCTCGTCTCCCCACAGTACTGACTCTCCCTCTCGTCTCCCACAGTACTGACTCCCTCTCGTCTCCCCACAGTACTGACTCTCCCTCTCGTCTCCCACAGTACTGActctccctctcgtctccccacagtactgactctccctctcgtctccccacagtactgactctctcctctcgtctccccacAGTACTGACTCCCTCTCGTCTCCCACAGTACTGACTCCCTCTCGTCTCCCCACAGTACTGACTCTCCCTCTCGTCTCCCACAGTACTGACTCCCTCTCGTCTCCCCACAGTACTGActctccctctcgtctccccACAGTACTGACTCTCCCTCTTGTTGGTAGGACTTTGTCTCCCCACAGtactgactctccctctccccacagtACTGACTCTCCCTCTTGTTGGTAGGACTTCGTCTCCCCACAGTAGTGACTCTCCCTCTTGTTGGTAGGACCTCGTCTCCCCACAGTACTGActctccctctcgtctccccacagtactgactctccctctcgtctcccacagtactgactctccctctcgtctccctcTCATTGACAGGAATGATGGAGACGGCCCAAGCAGAGGAGAGGGCTAAGGGTAACGGAGCCAGCCAGTCAACGACATCACGAAGGGGGGTACAGATCGTGGACGATGACCCTCAAGCCGCCACGGCCGCGGGGGGCTGCTGCTCATCCGCTTAACCCCCCACGTCCCAACTTACCccatcctccctctttcccccccttAAGCAACCAGGACTGTtgcctcccctctcatctccctcattATGACATGAAGACTGCTGTTCTCCCTCTGAGTCGTCATCCACTTTACTCactacacttctctctctgtggaaCAATGTGCTTATATACCATTCTTTATACTGTAATATTCATTCATATAAGACTTCTGACACCCCCCCTCCTGACCCATCCATATGAGACCTCTGACCCCCCCCTGACCCATCCATATGAGACCTCTGACCCCCCCCTCCTGACCCATCCATATGAGACCTCTGACCCCCCCTCCTGACCCATCCATATGAGACCTCTGACCCCCCCTCCTGACCCATCCATATGAGACCTCTGACCCCCCTCCTGACCCATCCATATGAGACCTCTGACCCCCCTCCTGACCCATCCATATGAGACCTCTGACCCCCCTCCTGACCCATCCATATGAGACCTCTGACCCCCCCCTGACCCATCCATATGAGACCTCTGACCCCCCCTCCTGACCCATCCATATGAGACCTCTGACACCCCTCCTGACCCATCCATATGAGACCTCTGACACCCCCTGACCCATCCATATGAGACCTCTGACACCCCCCTGACCCATCCATATGAGACCTCTGACCCCCCCCTCCTGACCCATCCATATGAGACCTCTGACCCCCCGACCCATCCATATGAGACCTCTGACCCCCCTCCTGACCCATCCATATGAGACCTCTGACCCCCCTCCTGACCCATCCATATGAGACCTCTGACCCCACCCCCCGACCCATCCATATGAGACCTCTGACCCCACCCTCCTGACCCATCCATATGAGACCTCTGACCCCCCTCCTGACCCATCCATATGAGACCTCTGACCCCCCTCCTGACCCATCCATATGAGACCTCTGACCCCCTCCTGACCCATCCATATGAGACCTCTGACCCCCCCCCTCCTGACCCATCCATATGAGACCTCTGACCCCCCCTCCTGACCCATCCATATGAGACCTCTGACCCCCCCCTCCTGACCCATCCATATGAGACCTCTGACCCCCCCTCCTGACCCATCCATATGAGACCTCTGACCCCCCTCCTGACCCATCCATATGAGACCTCTGACCCCACCCTCCTGACCCATCCATATGAGACTTCtgaccccctccccccctcctgaCCCATCCATATGAGACCTCTGACCCCCTCCTGACCCATCCATATGAGACCTCTGACCCCCCTCCTGACCCATCCATATGAGACCTCTGACCCCCCTCCTGCCCCATCCATATGAGACCTCTGACCCCCCTCCTGACCCATCCATATGAGACCTCTGAGTGATGAAGAGAACATGGAAGGAATGAATCTGCCTCTCCTCAGTCTTTCTACAAACTAGCAGATGGACTTCTAACACACTAGTGTgaaatacacactcacacactgtccCCACCTCTCTCAAATGAACACAAACCAACAGACCGTACTAAATTCTAAATCATAAACAGTCATACCCCAGACGTGAGGATAATGTGCATGATGGGGTGATCCGTCTCTGAAGGCTTCATTTTGTTTCACTTTAGAGAAAGAAGAAAAGAACAACCTGATCTTTCTTTATTGTTGATAAACTAATGTACATGTTGTATGGAAATGTGTCCAAGCCCTTGGTACtgcttcttcttctgtggtggtGAAGTGGTGAAAGCCCTTTGATTCCATCATCCAGCTCTTTTCTTGGCCTGTGTTCATAAAGCTTCTCGGTAGGAGTCCCACCTGTGTTCATAAAGCTTCTCGGTAGGAGTCCCACCTGTGTTCATAAAGCTTCTCGGTAGGAGTCCCACCTGTGTTGAAGCTTCTCGGTAGGAGTCCCACCTGTGTTGAAGCTTCTCGGTAGGAGTCCCACCTGTGTTGAAGCTTCTCGGTAGGAGTCCCACCTGTGTTGAAGCTTCTCGGTAGGAGTCCCACCTGTGTTGAAGCTTCTCGGTAGGAGTCCCACCTGTGTTGAAGCTTCTCGGTAGGAGTCCCACCTGTGTTGAAGCTTCTCGGTAGGAGTCCCACCTGTGAAGCTTCTCGGTAGGAGTCCCACCTGTGTTGAAGCTTCTCGGTAGGAGTCCCACCTGTGTTGAAGCTTCTCGGTAGGAGTCCCACCTGTGTTGAAGCTTCTCGGTAGGAGTCCCACCTGTGTTGAAGCTTCTCGGTAGGAGTCCCACCTGTGTTGAAGCTTCTCGGTAGGAGTCCCACCTGTGTTGCTTCTCGGTAGGAGTCCCACCTGTGTTGAAGCTTCTCGGTAGGAGTCCCACCTGTGTTGAAGCTTCTCGGTAGGAGTCCCACCTGTGTTGAAGCTTCTCGGTAGGAGTCCCACCTGTGTTGAAGCTTCTCGGTAGGAGTCCCACCTGTGTTGAAGCTTCTCGGTAGGAGTCCCACCTGTGTTGAAGCTTCTCGGTAGGAGTCCCACCTGTGTTGAAGCTTCTCGGTAGGAGTCCCACCTGTGTTGAAGCTTCTCTGTAGGAGTCCCACCTGTGTTGAAGCTTCTCTGTAGGAGTCCCACCTGTGTTGAAGCTTCTCTGTAGGAGTCCCACCTGTGTTGAAGCTTCTCTGTAGGAGTCCCACCTGTGTTGAAGCTTCTCTGTAGGAGTCCCACCTGTGTTGAAGCTTCTCTGTAGGAGTCCCACCTGTGTTGAAGCTTCTCTGTAGGAGTCCCACCTGTGTTGAAGCTTCTCTGTAGGAGTCCCACCTGTGTTCATGAAGCTTCTCGGTAGGAGTCCCACCTGTGTTCTTGAAGTCCCACCTGTGTTCTGAAGCTTCTCGGTAGGAGTCCCACCTGTGTTCATGAAGCTTCTCGGTAGGAGTCCCACCTGTGTTCATGAAGCTTCTCGGTAGGAGTCccacctgtgttctctgtaggaGTCCCACCTGTGTTGAAGCTTCTCTGTAGGAGTCCCACCAGCTTCCTGTGTCCCACCTCTTGAAGCTTCTCGGTAGGAGTCCCACCTGTGTTCTTGAAGCTTCTCGGTAGGAGTCCCACCTGTGTTCATGAAGCTTCTCTGTAGGAGTCCCACCTGTGTTCATGAAGCTTCTCTGTAGGAGTCCCACCTGTGTTCATGAAGCTTCTCTGTAGGAGTCCCACCTGTGTGAAGCTTCTCTGTAGGAGTCCCACCTGTGTTGAAGCTTCTCTGTAGGAGTCCCACCTGTGTTGAAGCTTCTCTGTAGGAGTCCCACCTGTGTTGAAGCTTCTCGGTAGGAGTCCCACCTGTGTTCTTGAAGCTTCTCGGTAGGAGTCCCACCTGTGTTCATGAAGCTTCTCGGTAGGAGTCCCACCTGTGTTCATGAAGCTTCTCGGTAGGAGTCCCACCTGTGTTCATGAAGCTTCTCGGTAGGAGTCCCACCTGTGTTCATGAAGCTTCTCGGTAGGAGTCCCACCTGTGTTCATGAAGCTTCTCGGTAGGAGTCCCACCTGTGTTCATGAAGCTTCTCGGTAGGAGTCCCACCTGTGTTCATGAAGCTTCTCGGTAGGAGTCCCACCTGTGTTCTTGAAGCTTCTCGGTAGGAGTCCCACCTGTGTTCTTGAAGCTTCTCGGTAGGAGTCCCACCTGTGTTCTTGAAGCTTCTCGGTAGGAGTCCCACCTGTGTTCTTGAAGCTTCTCGGTAGGAGTCCCACCTGTGTTCTTGAAGCTTCTCGGTAGGAGTCCCACCTGTGTTCTTGAAGCTTCTCGGTAGGAGTCCCACCTGTGTTCTTGAAGCTTCTCGGTAGGAGTCCCACCTGTGTTCTTGAAGCTTCTCGGTAGGAGTCCCACCTGTGTTCTTGAAGCTTCTCGGTAGGAGTCCCACCTGTGTTCTTGAAGCTTCTCGGTAGGAGTCCCACCTGTGTTCTTGAAGCTTCTCGGTAGGAGTCCCACCTGTGTTCTTGAAGCTTCTCGGTAGGAGTCCCACCTGTGTTCTTGAAGCTTCTCGGTAGGAGTCCCACCTGTGTTCTTGAAGCTTCTCGGTAGGAGTCCCACCTGTGTTCTTGAAGCTTCTCGGTAGGAGTCCCACCTGTGTTCTTGAAGCTTCTCGGTAGGAGTCCCACCTGTGTTCTTGAAGCTTCTCGGTAGGAGTCCCACCTGTGTTCTTGAAGCTTCTCGGTAGGAGTCCCACCTGTGTTCTTGAAGCTTCTCGGTAGGAGTCCCACCTGTGTTCTTGAAGCTTCTCGGTAGGAGTCCCACCTGTGTTCTTGAAGCTTCTCGGTAGGAGTCCCACCTGTGTTCTTGAAGCTTCTCGGTAGGAGTCCCACCTGTGTTCTTGAAGCTTCTCGGTAGGAGTCCCACCTGTGTTCTTGAAGCTTCTCGGTAGGAGTCCCACCTGTGTTCTTGAAGCTTCTCGGTAGGAGTCCCACCTGTGTTCTTGAAGCTTCTCGGTAGGAGTCCCACCTGTGTTCTTGAAGCTTCTCGGTAGGAGTCCCACCTGTGTTCTTGAAGCTTCTCGGTAGGAGTCCCACCTGTGTTCTTGAAGCTTCTCGGTAGGAGTCCCACCTGTGTTCTTGAAGCTTCGGTAGGAGTTCGGTAGGAGTCCCACCTGTGTTCTTGAAGCTTCTCGGTAGGAGTCCCACCTGTGTTCTTGAAGCTTCTCGGTAGGAGTCCCACCTGTGTTCTTTAAGCTTCTCGGTAGGAGTCCCACCTGTGTTCTTGAAGCTTCTCGGTAGGAGTCCCACCTGTGTTCTTTAAGCTTCGGTAGGAGTCCCACCTGTGTTCTTTAAGCTTCTCGGTAGGAGTCCCACCTGTGTTCTTGAAGCTTCTCGGTAGGAGTCCCACCTGTGTTCTTGAAGCTTCTCGGTAGGAGTCCCACCTGTGTTCTTGAAGCTTCTCGGTAGGAGTCCCACCTGTGTTCTTGAAGCTTCTCGGTAGGAGTCCCACCTGTGTTGAAGCTTCTCGGTAGGAGTCCCACCTGTGTTCTTGAAGCTTGTTGATTTAAGTTCTAAAagactaaactgatcctagatcagcatttcTGCTCTTAGACCCTTTATGAATACAGACATTGTGCTTtttcaacaacaaccacaacagaaaAATGGCagttctctcttcccctcctctctcttgatCTTTCTCTCTGATTTAAAATGCAGGTGTTTTGCACTGACCCGTCACTATCAATGCTTCTGTTCCACTGTTTGCCCAGTTGCTCTGTGAAAAATGTAAAtgacacacaaaaaaatacattgttaaaaaaaacaacacaaaaaaAACGTATGAATAACGTTGGATGTTTTATCTGCTTTTTACAAGCTTTGGGGAAACGATACGCAGGTGTAGAAAAGTGTACAATAGTCTTGTTAATGATTGTAAAATGAAATAACAATTGTGGATGAAAGCACACTTTCTGGAATTGTAATTTTTTAAACTGCCGTGTCGTGTGTTTTGTAATAGAACAATTATAACTATTTACAACACATAGGTGTCAAATACATCGTCATTTATTTTTAATGAAACAATTGAAGCTTCACTACAGACTCAAACATATTCAGAATACATAGAGTTCGGTCGTCATGCACTGCTTCTGATTGGAGGAGGACATGTTCTACTGCTTCTGATTGGAGGAGAACATGTTCTACTGCTTCTGATTGGAGGAGGACATGTTCTACTGCTTCTGATTGGAGGAGGACATGTTCTACTGCTTCTGATTGGAGGAGGACATGTTCTACTGCTTCTGATTGGAGGAGGACATGTTCTACTGCTTCTGATTGGAGGAGGACATGTTCTACTGCTTCTGATTGGAGGAGGACATGTTCTACTGCTTCTGATTGGAGGAGGACATGTTCTACTGCTTCTGATTGGAGGAGGACATGTTCTACTGCTTTTGATTGGAGGAGGACATGTTCTACTGCTTCTGATTGGAGGAGAACATGTTCTACTGCTTCTGATTGGAGGAGAACATGTTCTACTGCTTCTGATTGGAGGAGGACATGTTCTTCTGCTTCTGATTGGAGGAGGACATGTTCTTCTGCTTCTGATTGGAGGAGGACATGTTCTTCTGCTTCTGATTGGAGGAGGACATGTTCTTCTGCTTCTGATTGGAGGAGGACATGTTCTTCTGCTTCTGATTGGAGGAGGACATGTTCTTCTGCTTCTGATTGGAGGAGGACATGTTCTTCTGCTTCTGATTGGAGGACATGTTCTACTGCTTCTGATTGGAGGAGGACATGTTCTACTGCTTTTGATTGGAGGAGGACATGTTCTACTGCTTTTGATTGGAGGAGGACATGTTCTACTGCTTTTGATTGGAGGAGGACATGTTCTACTGCTTTTGATTGGAGGAGGACATGTTCTACTGCTTCTGATTGGAGGAGAACATGTTCTACTGCTTTTTGATTGGAGGCGGACATGTTGTAAAAGTGTAACTTCCTGAGACGATACCAACGGCGCCGGCTCCACTAAGAGGAGACCTACGGGGAGGGAGACTTCATTCCAGATCTCATGTTATTTAATTACATGTCAATGGTGGATTTCTGCAGGGAAACGGGGAGAGATTCATGATTGGTCTCTACTcgacagacctgggttcaaagaCTATTCAACAATGTTTGCTTGTGCCAGATAGGCAGGGTTTACACTTTTAGTTCCAAACTCAGTCACAGCTGAAGTATTGGTCATGATATGGTATAGTGTTGGTAATGATATCGTATTGTGTTTGAACCCAGATGTGCTACTCTGCCCTGGTTTATTCTGCACCAGGATGAAACGCTTCATTTCATTTGCTGACTGGttaaacccagtcactacagcCTCTGGTCATATGGTGCTGCTGGttaaacccagtcactacagcCTCTGGTCATATGGTGCTGACTGGttaaacccagtcactacagcCTCTGGTCATATGGTGCTGACTGGttaaacccagtcactacagcCTCTGGTCATATGGTGCTGACTGGttaaacccagtcactacagcCTCTGGTCATATGGTGCTGATTGGttaaacccagtcactacagcCTCTGGTCATATGGTGCTGACTGGttaaacccagtcactacagcCTCTGGTCTCCATAAGAATTAACCACATGGTGCTGATTGGttaaacccagtcactacagcCTCTGGTCTCCATAAGACTTAATACAGTGACCAGGTAGACCTACATACTGTATCCACACCGTGATAAAGAGAGATTCCCctacaccagggctctccaacccctgttcctagagatctactgtcctgtaggttttcactccaaccctgttcctgcagatctactgtcctgtaggttttcactccaaccctgttcctagagatctactgtcctgtaggttttcactccaaccctgttcctagagatctactgtcctgtaggttttcactccaaccctgttcctagagatctactgtcctgtaggttttctcCAACCataatctagcacacctgattataacaattagctggttgataaactgaatcaggttagttacaactggggttggagtgaacctacaggagggtatctctccgggaacagggttggagttaaaacctacaggagggtatctctccgggaacagggttggacagccctgcCCTACACATTTGACAAGCTCAGTCTTCAATGAAGCAGTCTTCATGGTTTGGGTTGTTCTAGAGGCTGGGTTgttcccaagtggcgcagcggtctaaggcactgcatctccgtgcaagaggcgtcactacagtccctggtttgtatccaggctgtattacatctggccgtgattgggagtcccagaggccggcgcacaattggcccagcgttgtccgggtttggccagggtaggccgtcattgtaaataagaatttgttcttaaccgacttgcctagttaaataaaggttaaataaaaaactcAAATGTGGAAGTCTACCTAAATATCAATTTACACCACTCAGATATTACCCATGTTATTTAAACCATACGAATGGGTGATTCTGCTGACTATTGAGATACTTTTGTGTGTATAGTGAATCCCCttaatgagtggattcggctatttcagccccaactgttgctgacaggtgtataacaccgagcacacagccatgcaatctccatagacaaacactggcagtagaatggccttactgaagagctcagtgactttcaacgtggcaccgtcataggatgccacttttccaacaagttagttcgTCTTGTatgctctgctagagctgcccctctCAAATATAAGTgctgttgtgaagtggaaacgtctaggagcaacaacggctccgccgcgaagtggtaggccacacaagctcacagtaTGGGACCGCTGAGTGTTGAAGCACGTAACGCGTAAACATTGTCTGTcttctgttgcaacactcactaccgagttccaaagtgtttggcctggtatggttctcattcagaggcagctgtcaatcgttgtccctgattgagaaccatatttaggtagcctgttttccattgtgttttgtgggttgttttcagtctgtgtgtttctgcaccagacaactgtttcggttgttgttttgttattcagtgttcagttttttTCATTAAATtagatgaacactaaccacgctgcgctttggtcctcaccttcttcccacGACAGCCGTTACAGCATGTCTGTGACTGACTTTCTGCACTCTACATCGTATATCTTTTTATAAGACATATGTTCATTTCATTCTCTTAATATAAAGAATTCTGTCAACACGGCAAGTATTTCAGAGAGTGTTTTACTGTCTGCCATTTACTGCATTTACTCtcgttacgcacgcctctatgaagagggaacgcaacaccctgctacaactaaactctccgtgaagtgaaaaaggtatggactgtaggtgcaagaAAGAATgacaacagacagaatgtggtaccgtttacaaggactttattccttcactcggtaatatggggaaaaggggctggaaggaaccaaagcaaagaaagtaaatctcaaagcccccccccctctatcttacctgcctacccactacttacctaatttagcaccacctggtgccctaaccaaaatacagggggtggtccgcccaggtcttacctagtgtgcctagacagcgaatatgctacgggtatatgtatgcccgcgggcctcttgcctaagcactccctacgtgccttccccttccaccctgggaacaaatgaaacagaatattaaacaactTCACAAACtaactaagaaacaaaggacatcaaataagctctgagcaacaaactcacagaacataccaactctcagcaatgaactcccagcaaaatctctagcaaaatctctgcattgacatctctgcaatgacctcccagcaaaatcTCTATAGCAAAATCTCtatagcaaaatctctgcaatgacctcccagcaaatttctctctcctgaacagaacactggcatttatatagcttcagaatgaatgggtaattggagacagctgcgtcttgacgagggggcggggtcagctctccaattagccatggagtcgaccaatcagctgcttgagggatttcaggaagccatttcctgaaataagcACATGCAaatacaaactacaacacataaactggggaacgtaacacatTGGATAAATAAAAACTTTGAACTTAAACATCAGAACATCGCCACATCGGCACCTATCCAAGGACAGTTAAGTATTAACACTGAATGACTGAGTAAATGGTTCACTATTCATCTGTATAGAACTCTTGAGTTTAGGCATTTTGATACCAAAGGATCCCAGAGTTGATCTGAAAGATGAGGACCTTCGTCGCTCTGCTGTTTGTTCTCGGCAGCTGTCTCTCTGAGCTGCAGGTTTTTCACAGTAGAGACATTGACAAGAAGCCAATCTTTATGGAAACCACACGGAGGACCAGCGAGAGCCAGTTGGAGGAACAGAGAGTCCTACTCCAGGAGCTGAGAGCCATTGTGGCTCAACAGAGCACCAAACTGAATGAGATGGGAGCCACCGTGGAGGAACTgaagagagagaacggagagagacCGAAGGTGGCCTTCTCAGCCTCGCTGTCTGAATCCAAAGGACCAAATAGTGAAGATGTCATCCTGGCCTACAAACATGTCTTCAACAATATCGGTGAGGCTTACAGTCCGGTGACAGGTATCTTCAGAGCACCGGTTAATGGAGTCTACTACTTCACATACACTGCCTTTACAACCTACAGCAAGGGGAGAAGAGTGTCGCTGTATAAAAATGGACATGTAATGGTGACTGTGACCGATGACGTTTCAGACTCGGAGGACGGTGGAACCAATGGTGTCACACTGCAGTTGGATGCAGGAGACGAGGTCTACACTCGACTGATGGAAGGTTTTAACATCTTTGATGACAATAATCACCACAGCACCTTTACCGGCTTTCTGCTCTTCACTTAGAAAACAGTTTATTCTGTCGCTGAATCCTACTGCTTTATAAGGATTTAATGACATATAGTACTATGATTTATGACATATAGTACTATGATTTATGACATATAGTACTATGATTTATGACATATAGTACTATGATTTTATGACATATAGTACTATGATTTATGACATATAGTACATGATTTTATGACATATAGTACTATGATTTATGACATATAGTACTATGATTTATGACATATAGTACTATGATTTAATGACATATAGTACTATGATTTATGACATATAGTACTATGATTTATGACATATAGTACTATGATTTATGACATATAGTACTATGATTTATGACATATAGTACTATGATTTTATGACATATAGTACTATGATTTAATGACATATAGTACTATGATTTATGACATATAGTACTATGATTTAATGACATATAGTACTATGATTTAATGACATATAGTACTATGATTTATGACATATAGTACTATGATTTAATGACATAGTACTATGATTTATGACATATAGTACTATGATTTAATGACATATAGTACTATGATTTTATGACATATAGTACTATGATTTTATGACATATAGTACTATGATTTATGGCATATAGTACTATGATTTATGACATATAGTACTATGATTTATGACATATAGTACTATGATTTAATGACATAGTACTATGATTTATGACATATAGTACCATGATTTTATGACATATAGTAAGTAAGTACTATGATTTATGACATATAGTACTATGATTTAATGATATAGTACTATGATTTATGACATATAGTACTATGATTTTATGACATATAGTACTATGATTTAATGACATAGTACTATGAT
The DNA window shown above is from Oncorhynchus keta strain PuntledgeMale-10-30-2019 unplaced genomic scaffold, Oket_V2 Un_scaffold_1044_pilon_pilon, whole genome shotgun sequence and carries:
- the LOC127927260 gene encoding uncharacterized protein LOC127927260 encodes the protein MSSSNQKQCMTTELYNLNQQASRTQVGLLPRSFKNTGGTPTEKLQEHRWDSYREASRTQVGLLPRSFKNTGGTPTEKLKEHRWDSYREASRTQVGLLPRSFKNTGGTPTEKLQEHRWDSYREASRTQVGLLPRSFKNTGGTPTEKLQEHRWDSYREASRTQVGLLPRSFKNTGGTPTEKLQEHRWDSYREASRTQVGLLPRSFKNTGGTPTEKLQEHRWDSYREASRTQVGLLPRSFKNTGGTPTEKLQEHRWDSYREASRTQVGLLPRSFKNTGGTPTEKLQEHRWDSYREASRTQVGLLPRSFKNTGGTPTEKLQEHRWDSYREASRTQVGLLPRSFKNTGGTPTEKLQEHRWDSYREASRTQVGLLPRSFKNTGGTPTEKLQEHRWDSYREASRTQVGLLPRSFKNTGGTPTEKLQEHRWDSYREASRTQVGLLPRSFKNTGGTPTEKLQEHRWDSYREASTQVGLLQRSFMNTGGTPTEKLHEHRWDSYREASTQVGLLQRSFNTGGTPTEKLQHRWDSYREASTQVGLLQRSFNTGGTPTEKLQHRWDSYREASTQVGLLPRSFNTGGTPTEKLQHRWDSYREASTQVGLLPRSFNTGGTPTEKLQHRWDSYREASTQVGLLPRSFNTGGTPTEKLQHRWDSYREASTQVGLLPRSFNTGGTPTEKLQHRWDSYREASTQVGLLPRSFNTGGTPTEKLQHRWDSYREASTQVGLLPRSFMNTGGTPTEKLYEHRPRKELDDGIKGLSPLHHHRRRSSTKGLDTFPYNMYISLSTIKKDQVVLFFFL